A window of Natrinema versiforme contains these coding sequences:
- a CDS encoding long-chain fatty acid--CoA ligase, translating into MDWRDAEREYEDEVIGETTLARLFEDSAERNTNRPAQQYKGGIYERSLTESVLPAATPGEFRTISYAEMRDIVRTLSAGFRDLGVETGDRIGLFSNTRMEWAQSDFALLSAGAVVTTVYTSSSPDQVRYLLDDPDADGVVVENEELLEDVLEVEADLDLEFIVSIDEVDGYDDRDDILTLGEVYARGEETFDLEAYEERIAETELDDLASLIYTSGTTGQPKGVQLSHRNFRSNVNGIRKRFAPRPDKDDDVPVLDEESVAMSYLPLAHVFERTAGHFVLFASGACVAYAESPDTLQEDFSIVEPTTATSVPRVYEKIYDSIREEASGSAVSERIFEWATDVGVEYQLTDSPGPILSAKQAVADKLVFSSVREALGGEIDLLISGGGSLSPELCRLYHAMGLPIFEGYGLTETSPVVATNPQDAVEVGTIGAPLVNVDVKVDETVADQEAFADDPGEAGELLVKGPNVTEGYWNKPGATEGAFTQEGWFRTGDIIHLRPDGYLEFRDRLKQIIVLSTGKNVAPGPLEDAFAASEIVEQAMVVGDGEKFIGALLVPNTTHLRKWADEEGIDLPNDLEAMCDDDRVREHIQREVDRVNENFEKHETIKRFELVPQEFTEENDMLTPTMKKKRRVILEQFEDRVDRIYADD; encoded by the coding sequence ATGGACTGGCGGGACGCCGAACGAGAGTACGAGGACGAGGTAATCGGTGAGACGACCCTCGCGCGGCTGTTCGAGGACTCGGCCGAGCGAAATACAAACCGGCCGGCACAGCAGTACAAGGGCGGCATTTACGAGCGATCGCTGACCGAGTCGGTCCTCCCCGCCGCGACGCCCGGCGAGTTCCGAACGATCTCCTACGCCGAGATGCGTGACATCGTCCGCACGCTTTCGGCGGGCTTTCGCGATCTGGGCGTCGAAACGGGTGATCGAATCGGGCTCTTCTCGAACACCCGTATGGAGTGGGCCCAATCCGACTTCGCGTTGCTTTCGGCCGGTGCCGTCGTCACTACCGTCTACACGAGTTCCTCGCCCGATCAGGTCCGCTACCTGCTCGACGACCCCGATGCCGACGGCGTCGTCGTCGAAAACGAGGAGTTGCTCGAGGACGTCCTCGAAGTCGAAGCTGACCTCGACCTCGAGTTCATCGTCTCGATCGACGAGGTCGACGGCTACGACGACCGCGACGACATCCTGACCCTCGGCGAGGTCTACGCCCGCGGCGAGGAGACGTTCGACCTCGAGGCCTACGAGGAGCGGATCGCGGAGACGGAGTTGGACGATCTGGCGAGCCTGATCTACACCAGCGGGACGACGGGCCAGCCGAAGGGGGTCCAGTTGAGCCACCGGAACTTCCGGTCGAACGTCAACGGCATTCGGAAGCGGTTCGCGCCGCGGCCGGACAAGGACGACGACGTGCCGGTGCTAGACGAGGAGTCGGTGGCGATGTCGTACCTGCCGCTGGCACACGTCTTCGAGCGGACGGCCGGTCACTTCGTGCTCTTTGCAAGCGGTGCCTGCGTCGCCTACGCGGAGAGTCCGGACACGCTTCAGGAGGACTTCAGCATCGTCGAGCCGACGACGGCCACGAGCGTGCCGCGGGTCTACGAGAAGATTTACGACAGCATCCGCGAGGAGGCCAGCGGCTCGGCGGTCTCCGAACGGATCTTCGAGTGGGCCACCGATGTCGGCGTCGAGTATCAACTGACCGACTCGCCGGGGCCGATCCTATCGGCCAAACAGGCGGTCGCGGACAAACTCGTCTTCTCGTCGGTCCGGGAGGCGCTGGGTGGCGAAATCGACCTGCTCATCAGCGGCGGCGGGAGCCTCTCGCCGGAGCTCTGTCGGCTCTATCACGCGATGGGGCTGCCCATCTTCGAGGGGTACGGCCTGACCGAGACCTCGCCGGTCGTCGCGACGAATCCCCAAGACGCCGTCGAGGTCGGGACGATCGGCGCACCCTTAGTCAACGTCGACGTGAAAGTCGACGAGACCGTCGCCGATCAGGAGGCCTTCGCCGACGACCCCGGCGAGGCCGGGGAACTCCTCGTCAAGGGGCCGAACGTCACCGAAGGCTACTGGAACAAGCCCGGCGCGACCGAGGGCGCGTTCACGCAGGAGGGCTGGTTCCGCACCGGCGACATCATCCACCTGCGGCCCGACGGCTACCTCGAGTTCCGCGACCGGCTCAAACAGATCATCGTCCTCTCGACGGGGAAAAACGTCGCGCCGGGCCCGCTCGAGGACGCCTTCGCGGCCAGCGAGATCGTCGAACAGGCGATGGTCGTCGGCGACGGCGAGAAGTTCATCGGCGCGTTGCTCGTCCCCAACACGACCCACCTCCGCAAGTGGGCCGACGAGGAAGGCATCGACCTCCCCAACGACCTCGAGGCGATGTGTGACGACGATCGGGTCCGCGAGCACATCCAGCGAGAGGTCGACCGGGTCAACGAGAACTTCGAGAAACACGAGACGATCAAGCGGTTCGAACTCGTCCCACAGGAGTTCACCGAGGAAAACGACATGCTGACCCCGACGATGAAGAAGAAGCGACGGGTCATCCTCGAGCAGTTCGAGGACCGCGTCGACCGGATCTACGCGGACGACTGA
- a CDS encoding potassium channel family protein — MREITYEPRNVREILVELKDSSELAVDLAYSAVRYDDRSLADEVLELESRVNYLQYHARIALMLAAKRAEEAERLVGLFQVAASAVRITEAAADIARIVRSGDGVPDAFERAFPDADERLVRATVAADSDLAGARLRDLELDRETGVVLIAIRPDGEWSFAPEGDDRLSAGDVIVGRGPREGIEAVYRRATGESFPTPEPSTAAAESEAIARAADTVVELKDMAELAAGLAYGAARFDSDALAREVLTLEEASDAHETRLETWVIEADDDVGSPEQLRGLLHLAAASEVICDAAVDIAEVVLREVELPPVFGAALADSEEAIAAVSVGAGSDLDGTTVAALEFEEGTGVVVLAIHADDGWTFDPDADRPCSAGETLLVRGPPLGIDHLREVAGNGDEGL; from the coding sequence ATGCGCGAAATCACCTACGAGCCCCGGAACGTCCGGGAGATCCTCGTGGAACTCAAAGACTCCTCGGAGCTCGCGGTTGATCTCGCCTACTCCGCCGTTCGGTACGACGACCGGTCGCTCGCCGACGAGGTGCTCGAACTCGAGTCGCGGGTCAACTACCTGCAGTACCACGCCCGGATCGCGCTGATGCTCGCGGCCAAGCGCGCCGAGGAGGCCGAGCGACTGGTCGGCCTCTTTCAGGTCGCCGCGAGCGCCGTCCGCATCACCGAGGCCGCGGCCGACATCGCCCGGATCGTCCGCTCCGGCGACGGCGTCCCCGACGCCTTCGAGCGGGCTTTCCCCGACGCGGACGAGCGACTCGTCCGGGCGACCGTCGCCGCCGACTCCGACCTCGCGGGGGCCCGCCTGCGCGACCTCGAACTCGACCGCGAGACCGGCGTCGTCCTCATCGCGATCCGCCCCGACGGCGAGTGGTCGTTCGCGCCCGAGGGCGACGACCGACTCTCCGCCGGCGACGTGATCGTCGGCCGCGGCCCGCGCGAGGGGATCGAGGCGGTCTACCGGCGGGCGACCGGTGAGTCCTTTCCGACCCCCGAACCGTCGACAGCAGCGGCCGAGAGCGAGGCCATCGCTCGAGCGGCCGACACCGTCGTCGAACTCAAGGACATGGCCGAACTCGCGGCCGGGCTGGCCTACGGCGCGGCCCGGTTCGACAGCGACGCCCTCGCCCGGGAAGTGCTCACGCTCGAGGAGGCCTCCGACGCACACGAAACGCGCCTCGAGACGTGGGTCATCGAGGCCGACGACGATGTCGGGAGCCCCGAGCAACTCCGCGGGCTGCTCCACCTCGCGGCGGCCTCGGAGGTCATCTGTGACGCCGCGGTCGACATCGCCGAGGTCGTCCTCCGCGAGGTCGAACTGCCGCCGGTCTTCGGCGCGGCCCTCGCGGACAGCGAGGAAGCCATCGCGGCCGTTTCGGTCGGCGCGGGCAGCGACCTCGACGGGACGACGGTTGCCGCCCTCGAGTTCGAGGAAGGGACCGGCGTCGTCGTCCTCGCGATCCACGCCGACGACGGCTGGACGTTCGATCCGGACGCCGATCGCCCGTGTTCGGCCGGCGAGACGCTGCTCGTGCGCGGCCCGCCGCTGGGCATCGATCACCTGCGCGAGGTCGCGGGCAACGGCGACGAGGGGCTCTGA
- a CDS encoding magnesium transporter, whose protein sequence is MSVGGDLLHGEDLEDDLLDEWSVRSIVTTLVPLLAVLSVLQMVSGTVLESYEEQLLKNPALLVLVPVMIGTAGNLGSIMCARLSTQLHLGTLEFSPSNPNIRANVGAVLGLAATVFVLLGLASWGIGRALGGTLGLGTLLLITMVSGMLLAVWVVVVSSVSVYASYRLGYDPDDTTIPVVTNVCDITGVLILFGVVGLVL, encoded by the coding sequence GTGAGCGTCGGCGGCGACCTCCTCCACGGCGAGGACCTCGAGGACGACCTGCTCGACGAGTGGTCGGTCAGGTCCATCGTCACGACGCTCGTGCCCCTGCTGGCCGTCCTCTCGGTCCTCCAGATGGTCTCGGGGACGGTCCTCGAGAGCTACGAGGAACAGTTGCTCAAGAACCCGGCGCTGCTCGTCTTGGTCCCGGTGATGATCGGCACCGCCGGCAACCTCGGCTCGATCATGTGCGCCCGGCTGTCGACCCAGTTGCATCTGGGCACGCTCGAGTTCTCGCCGTCGAATCCGAATATCCGGGCCAACGTCGGGGCGGTCCTCGGGCTGGCGGCGACGGTGTTCGTGCTACTGGGACTCGCGTCGTGGGGGATCGGCCGCGCCCTCGGCGGGACGCTCGGGCTCGGCACGCTCCTGTTGATTACGATGGTCAGCGGCATGCTGCTGGCGGTCTGGGTCGTCGTCGTCAGCTCCGTGTCCGTCTACGCCTCCTACCGGCTCGGCTACGACCCCGACGATACGACGATCCCGGTTGTGACGAACGTCTGTGACATCACCGGCGTGCTCATCCTCTTCGGCGTCGTCGGACTCGTGCTGTAA
- a CDS encoding cation:proton antiporter — MTGAEGGADLLLLVASIVGLGVFSQLLSARFRVPSVLFLIASGVAIGPEGLGVLTIDSFGESGLSTIVGLSVAVIVFEGAFHLKIEKIKEAPTAVLRLTTIGAVIAFLGTAGAVRFFLGAGWDIALLIGALLIATGPTVITPILKVVPVRDRVAATLETEGIVNDVTAAILAVVLFKAMTVGEETLTTELYLQLFAERLGTGLLVGVVVAAVVWSVLQYVDLSPDNAPQNARLLTLAGAIIAFGMADYVFSEAGVAAAATAGLILGNAGLPYEDEIEAFKGDITLIVLSFVFITLAALLQFEQLFALGLGGVAVVFVVMFVLRPLLVFLTTRGDRFTFRETLFMSFVGPRGIIPASVATLFAIRLQTETAPQNAAGADLLVGTVFLVILITVVLEGGLARQIAEKLDVIPMRVLIIGGGRVGRSLAERLEARGENVVLIEEDPTILEQLRNDGFTARRGDGADVEVLRESGAENAKTVVAATGDDDANLLVAQLAKSNFDVENVIARANEPSNASAFEDLGVQTISAAESTAWAIDNQIERPALSNWMSELGRSGDVQEIEVTSDDLIGKPIADIGSELPNGVLIALVSRNGTSEVPTPDVELQRGDHITLIGRTEAVRETIEQCGTPV; from the coding sequence ATGACGGGGGCGGAAGGCGGTGCCGATCTGCTCCTCTTGGTCGCGTCGATCGTCGGTCTCGGTGTCTTCTCGCAACTCCTCTCGGCCAGATTCCGCGTGCCGAGTGTCCTCTTTCTCATCGCGTCCGGGGTCGCGATCGGCCCGGAAGGGCTCGGCGTGTTGACCATCGACTCCTTCGGCGAGAGCGGTCTCTCGACGATCGTCGGCCTCTCCGTCGCCGTCATCGTCTTCGAGGGGGCGTTCCACCTCAAGATCGAGAAGATCAAAGAAGCGCCGACAGCCGTGTTACGGCTGACTACGATCGGCGCGGTGATCGCGTTTCTCGGGACCGCCGGCGCGGTGCGTTTCTTCCTCGGGGCCGGCTGGGACATCGCGCTGTTGATCGGCGCGCTCCTGATCGCGACGGGGCCGACGGTCATCACGCCGATCCTGAAGGTCGTTCCCGTCCGCGACCGGGTCGCGGCGACCCTCGAGACGGAGGGGATCGTCAACGACGTGACGGCGGCGATCCTCGCGGTCGTGCTGTTCAAGGCGATGACCGTCGGGGAGGAGACGCTGACCACCGAACTCTACCTCCAGTTGTTCGCCGAACGGCTCGGCACGGGACTCCTCGTCGGCGTCGTCGTCGCCGCGGTCGTCTGGTCGGTGCTCCAGTACGTCGACCTCTCGCCGGATAACGCGCCACAAAACGCCCGGTTGCTCACGCTCGCGGGTGCGATCATCGCCTTCGGGATGGCCGATTACGTTTTCTCGGAGGCGGGCGTGGCGGCCGCGGCCACGGCCGGACTGATCCTCGGGAACGCCGGGCTCCCCTACGAGGACGAGATCGAGGCGTTCAAAGGCGATATTACGCTGATCGTCCTCTCCTTTGTCTTCATCACGCTCGCGGCGCTGCTCCAGTTCGAGCAACTGTTCGCGCTCGGACTCGGCGGCGTGGCCGTCGTCTTCGTCGTGATGTTCGTCTTGCGACCGCTCTTGGTCTTCCTGACGACTCGAGGGGACCGGTTTACGTTCCGAGAGACGCTGTTCATGAGCTTTGTCGGCCCGCGGGGCATCATCCCCGCGTCGGTCGCGACCCTGTTCGCGATCCGACTGCAGACTGAGACCGCACCGCAGAACGCGGCCGGTGCGGACCTGCTCGTCGGCACGGTCTTCCTCGTCATCCTCATCACGGTCGTCCTCGAGGGCGGGCTCGCCCGACAGATCGCGGAGAAACTCGACGTGATTCCAATGCGTGTACTCATCATCGGCGGCGGCCGCGTCGGTCGCTCGCTGGCAGAACGGCTCGAAGCGCGCGGTGAAAACGTAGTGCTGATCGAGGAGGATCCGACGATCCTCGAGCAACTCCGCAACGACGGCTTCACCGCTCGGCGGGGCGACGGGGCCGACGTCGAGGTGTTACGCGAGTCGGGTGCCGAAAACGCCAAGACCGTCGTCGCGGCGACCGGCGACGACGACGCGAACCTCCTCGTGGCACAGCTCGCGAAGTCGAACTTCGACGTCGAGAACGTGATCGCTCGAGCGAACGAGCCGTCGAACGCATCGGCGTTCGAGGACCTCGGCGTCCAGACCATCTCGGCGGCCGAGTCGACCGCGTGGGCGATCGACAACCAGATCGAACGGCCCGCGCTGTCGAACTGGATGTCCGAACTCGGCCGCTCCGGCGACGTCCAGGAGATCGAAGTCACCAGCGACGACCTCATCGGCAAGCCGATCGCCGACATCGGGAGCGAACTCCCTAACGGCGTCCTCATCGCACTCGTGAGTCGCAACGGGACCAGCGAGGTGCCGACGCCCGATGTCGAACTCCAGCGTGGCGATCACATCACGCTCATCGGCCGGACCGAGGCGGTCCGCGAGACGATCGAGCAGTGCGGAACGCCGGTGTAG
- a CDS encoding magnesium transporter, which translates to MLGHDSALDVYRQALPVVLVSLVAGLFAGTLLGTETMRDGIESVPGILLLLPAFLATRGGVYGSLGARLSSGLHQGVIAPRFEWNGRLRNAIVASFLNGMIVSVFIAVLAWGVMLALGRPASLLELVIVLFVAALLSAVAMLGVLLTVIFKGYRRGLDPDNVIGPVVTTVGDVFGVVFLLTGIAAAGAVL; encoded by the coding sequence ATGTTGGGTCACGACTCCGCCCTCGACGTGTATCGGCAGGCGCTGCCGGTCGTTCTCGTCAGTCTCGTCGCGGGCCTGTTCGCCGGGACGCTGCTGGGAACCGAAACGATGCGCGACGGGATCGAGAGCGTCCCCGGGATCCTCCTGTTGCTCCCCGCCTTTCTCGCCACCCGCGGCGGCGTCTACGGCTCGCTCGGCGCGCGGCTCTCGAGCGGCCTCCATCAGGGCGTGATCGCGCCCCGCTTCGAGTGGAACGGTCGACTGCGAAACGCGATCGTCGCCTCCTTCCTGAACGGGATGATCGTCTCCGTCTTCATCGCCGTCCTCGCATGGGGTGTCATGCTCGCGCTCGGTCGCCCGGCGAGCCTGCTCGAACTGGTCATCGTCCTGTTCGTCGCCGCCCTGCTGAGCGCGGTCGCGATGCTCGGCGTGTTGCTGACCGTGATCTTCAAGGGCTACCGGCGGGGGCTCGATCCCGACAACGTCATCGGTCCGGTCGTGACCACCGTCGGCGACGTCTTCGGCGTGGTCTTCCTGCTGACCGGTATCGCCGCGGCGGGGGCGGTACTGTGA
- a CDS encoding MBL fold metallo-hydrolase, with amino-acid sequence MEVGDVREVTTGDCSDLYYLDTGMYDTNGYGAVYILDDECPAVVDTGIGTNYDLLREALSEVGIEEADLEVIALTHIHLDHAGSAGFLAADYPNADVYVHPIGVDHLADPSRLVAGTKNAVGDQWEYYVEPEPIPEDRIVTIEDGDAVDLGTHELRVHTAPGHAPHQVVFEDPVNDAVFVADAAGIWVPEIEAIRETSPPSNFDLEQCLADLETLSEIDPDVFCYPHFGPRYVDDDVDRALEEYAAVLEEWVEAVAEQRAALGDDEAVVEHFADATEMTDVWGAEKASEEAKLNTRGVLGYLEHRE; translated from the coding sequence ATGGAAGTCGGAGACGTCCGCGAAGTCACTACTGGCGACTGTTCGGACCTCTACTACCTCGATACGGGAATGTACGACACGAACGGGTACGGCGCCGTCTACATCCTCGACGACGAATGCCCCGCCGTCGTCGACACCGGTATCGGCACCAACTACGACCTGCTCCGCGAGGCGCTTTCCGAGGTCGGCATCGAGGAGGCCGACCTCGAGGTCATCGCGCTGACTCACATCCACCTCGATCACGCCGGCAGTGCGGGCTTTCTCGCCGCGGACTACCCGAACGCCGACGTCTACGTCCATCCCATCGGGGTCGATCATCTGGCCGATCCGTCGCGGCTGGTCGCGGGGACGAAAAACGCCGTCGGCGACCAGTGGGAGTACTACGTCGAACCCGAGCCGATTCCCGAGGATCGGATCGTCACGATCGAGGACGGCGACGCCGTCGACCTCGGCACCCACGAACTGCGCGTCCACACGGCGCCCGGCCACGCGCCCCATCAGGTCGTCTTCGAGGACCCGGTCAACGACGCGGTCTTCGTCGCCGACGCCGCCGGCATCTGGGTCCCCGAAATCGAGGCGATCCGGGAGACCTCGCCGCCATCGAACTTCGACCTCGAGCAGTGTCTCGCGGACCTCGAGACGCTTTCGGAGATCGATCCGGACGTGTTCTGCTATCCCCACTTCGGCCCGCGGTACGTCGACGACGACGTCGACCGGGCCCTCGAGGAGTACGCGGCCGTCCTCGAGGAGTGGGTCGAGGCGGTCGCAGAGCAGCGGGCGGCGCTCGGAGACGACGAGGCGGTCGTCGAACACTTCGCCGACGCGACCGAGATGACCGACGTCTGGGGCGCCGAGAAAGCGAGCGAGGAGGCGAAACTGAACACGCGGGGCGTGCTGGGCTATCTCGAGCACCGGGAGTGA